From Qipengyuania soli:
TGCGTCCATCGCCATCACCATTTTCGCCGTCGTGCTGATCCTTGCAGGCGCGGTCCAGATCGGGCTTGGCGGAATGGCGGTGAAACAGGAATACGACCGCATTGCCCTGGTCGAACAGCAAGCACGCGAGGCTTCGGCCTTTCACGGCTACTACCGTCAGCGCAACGATCCCTATGCCGAATACAACAAGAGCAGCAGCGCCTTTATTGGCGAGGGCCGCTTCCTCACGGTCCCGCAGGACCCGGGAAGGACGTCCGCTGCGGGAATAGCCTTCGTCGTCATGGGCCTTGCCGCCTTCGCCTTCCTGCTTGCGGCAATGTTCTGGGTATGGCGCGCCCACGCCAACATTGCGCAAGCCGGCATTCGTTCGAAATATGGTCCCGGCAAGGCCGTGGCCGCCTATCTCATCCCGATAATCAACCTGATCCTGCCGTTCGAGGCGATGCGCGAATTGTACAACCGCAGCCATGGCGAGCCGGAAGATTTCGCCCACTCGACGGTGGAAGATGTGACTGCCTGGTGGACAGCCGTCATCGTCGGCCTGCTCGTTTTCAGTGCTCTGTTGGTCAAGTTCACGCTCGACCTGGGGACGAACATGATCATCATGACCCCGTTGTGGATGGAATTCGCACTGCTGAGCTTCGCCATCCTGCTGCTGTTAGGCTCTGCCTTCCTCTTCGCCCGGCTGACCGCCAAGATCACTGCGGCGCAGGTGGATTACCTGCCGACCGTCGAGCCCAAGCAATTGCCCGAGCCTGCACCGAGCCGCCCGAGGGTGAACATCGTCAGGGGCTGACCGGCGAGCCGTATTGACTAAGTAATACACCTCGCGTAAGCCTGCCCGATCAACAACAGGGGAGGATAGGCTGATGTACAGCCAGGAAGACCTCAATTCTGCGGTTTCCGCCGGTGCAATCAGCGCCGAGGCAGCCGATGCTCTGCGTGCCCATGTCGCCGCGCAGCGCGATGCAGTTCCGGCCGATGCCGAGCATTTCCGCCTGATCACCGGCTTCAACGACGTGTTCGTCTCAATTGGCGTGGTCATCATGCTGCTGGCGATGGGCGCGATTGGACAGGCTATCGGCGGCGCCATCTATCCGAAGCCGGTCTTTACCGGGGCCGAATGGGACGCCGAATGGTGGAAACAGACCGGCCCGCAGCGCCAGATGGCCGAAGGCATCGCCATGTGCCTTGCCGCTGCACTGGTGGCTGGCACGTCCTGGATGCTCGCCGAATTCTTTACGTTGAAGCGCCGCATGGCCTTGCCCAGCATCATCCTGCTTCTCGCCTTCGTGGGCGGCGTCATGGTGGCACAGGCTGGGCTGATCACCGGGCTCGTGGCCACCGGGGATTCGACCAAGGAAACACTGGGCGTCATCCTCCTCGCAGCAGCGGCGCTCGTCACTGCAGGCGCCGCATGGGTCCATTGGCGCCGCTTCATGGTTCCGATTACCATCGCCGCCGGAACGGCAGCGCTGGCCGGTACGGCGATACTGCTGATCGTGGCTGCAATCGGGCCGAAGAACAGCAACCTCGACACCATCATTCTCAGCCTGACCTTCATCGCCGGCCTGGTGATCTTCGCCTTCGCCATGCGCTGGGACATGAGCGATACGCAGCGGTCGACCCGGCGCAGCGACGTAGCCTTCTGGCTCCACCTCCTCGCTGCCCCGATGATCGCCCACCCGGTCTTCGCTCTCATCGGCGTGACCGAGGGCGACAATATCGGCGTCGGCGCGGCTCTGGCCGTGATCGCCGTCTATGTAGCCTTCGCCTTCGTGGCCCTGGCTGTCGACCGGCGGGCCCTGCTCGTCTCGGCCCTCGCCTACGTGCTGATCGCGCTCACCTTCCTGTTCCGCCAGTTCGGGGCAGTGGAGCTGAATTTCGCGCTCACGGCACTGGTCATCGGGTCGGCCCTGCTGACGCTGAGCGCACTGTGGACACCGATCCGCCGTGC
This genomic window contains:
- a CDS encoding DUF4328 domain-containing protein — translated: MNNASNLRTLRGASIAITIFAVVLILAGAVQIGLGGMAVKQEYDRIALVEQQAREASAFHGYYRQRNDPYAEYNKSSSAFIGEGRFLTVPQDPGRTSAAGIAFVVMGLAAFAFLLAAMFWVWRAHANIAQAGIRSKYGPGKAVAAYLIPIINLILPFEAMRELYNRSHGEPEDFAHSTVEDVTAWWTAVIVGLLVFSALLVKFTLDLGTNMIIMTPLWMEFALLSFAILLLLGSAFLFARLTAKITAAQVDYLPTVEPKQLPEPAPSRPRVNIVRG